The following proteins come from a genomic window of Sorghum bicolor cultivar BTx623 chromosome 3, Sorghum_bicolor_NCBIv3, whole genome shotgun sequence:
- the LOC110433561 gene encoding uncharacterized protein LOC110433561, whose product MGAQSCCDAVAGTAPAATRRLKLTRPSASLMKARKLRKKAAGCKRTRAAASRKRVMAIRRKMEALRRLVPLCGDDDGAVVGRESGGERLDELLLHAAGYILCLQMQVRVMQVMVHALNNLPED is encoded by the coding sequence ATGGGTGCTCAGAGTTGCTGCGATGCCGTTGCCGGCACTGCACCGGCGGCCACAAGGCGCCTCAAATTGACAAGGCCATCGGCGTCGCTCATGAAGGCGAGAAAGCTAAGAAAGAAGGCTGCCGGATGCAAACGCACAAGGGCGGCAGCGTCGAGGAAGCGCGTGATGGCGATCAGGAGGAAGATGGAAGCGCTGAGGAGGCTCGTGCCACTGTGCGGAGACGACGACGGCGCGGTCGTCGGCCGGGAGTCTGGAGGGGAACGGCTGGACGAGCTCCTCCTGCACGCCGCCGGGTACATCCTGTGCCTCCAGATGCAGGTCAGAGTGATGCAGGTTATGGTCCATGCACTGAATAACCTGCCGGAGGATTAA